Proteins encoded within one genomic window of Companilactobacillus sp.:
- the ymfI gene encoding elongation factor P 5-aminopentanone reductase: protein MYALIMGSSGDIGASTAKNLANKGWSLYLHYNKNRERIDHLYQELRNQYPHQDFIPVQYDMEKDHVDKLTSQIFGLDAIIFAQGNTYYKLLVDMDEQELDSLWNIHIKQPILILKELQDKLATKHHGRIVFIGSIYGKIGSAMEVVYSTVKGAMSSFADAYAKEVASLGISVNVVAPGAVDTKMNNEFSSQDLEAVREEIPANRLANSDEIADLVGYLVQIKSNYLTGQTIYFAGGWLL from the coding sequence ATGTATGCATTGATAATGGGTAGTTCCGGCGATATCGGAGCTAGCACTGCGAAAAATTTAGCTAATAAAGGTTGGTCGCTTTACCTTCATTACAATAAGAATCGTGAGCGGATCGATCACTTGTATCAAGAATTAAGAAATCAATATCCACATCAGGACTTTATTCCAGTTCAATATGATATGGAAAAAGATCATGTAGATAAATTGACCTCGCAAATTTTTGGACTTGATGCAATAATTTTTGCCCAAGGAAATACTTACTATAAATTATTGGTAGATATGGATGAGCAGGAATTGGATTCGTTGTGGAACATTCACATCAAGCAACCAATCTTGATTCTTAAAGAACTGCAGGATAAATTGGCTACTAAACATCATGGACGAATCGTCTTTATTGGTTCCATCTATGGGAAAATTGGCTCAGCAATGGAAGTTGTTTACAGCACGGTGAAGGGCGCGATGTCTTCATTTGCAGATGCTTACGCTAAAGAGGTCGCGTCTTTGGGAATATCAGTCAATGTAGTGGCTCCCGGGGCTGTAGATACGAAAATGAACAATGAGTTTTCTAGTCAAGATCTAGAAGCCGTTCGTGAAGAGATCCCGGCCAATCGATTAGCTAACTCAGATGAGATTGCTGATCTGGTTGGATATTTAGTACAAATTAAATCGAATTATTTAACAGGACAAACCATTTATTTTGCAGGTGGATGGCTCCTGTAA
- the yfmF gene encoding EF-P 5-aminopentanol modification-associated protein YfmF: MRETLAKNVVLNVKQLNQFRTIKIQIDFLRPINKDESTKRRLLANVLSNSTEKFPSFKALNDREMELYGAEISAYTRSLLNFNDLGFSIEFADPGFLIGDTNQVQNNLELLREIIFEPNLKNEHEFDQTAFDVEKRNMMSNLEAVVDNQDLVSMLELSKLIHHANPDKLIPLFGDKTQLASLENAELLDYYRDVVKNDFVLINVVGNVDGSKFLDLFKSQFADVLLKQQRSDLKIKFENFDDLIENPAKKADHKEVNQSRLAIGYVSDKLEKGSSHIAPQAMNLIFGGDDQSQLFLQVREKNSLAYSVSSTYQPNNHLLSISAGLDASSMDQAISLINDQLQFMKDGKFTDDQIEHAKKVLFTRRAISSDSIQHYIMRSIWECVYPEAMLDEEEYKQELAKLDRKHIISVANNLHLIAEYKLIGE, translated from the coding sequence TTGAGAGAAACCTTAGCCAAAAATGTAGTACTAAACGTTAAACAATTAAATCAATTTCGGACGATTAAGATCCAAATCGATTTTTTACGTCCGATCAATAAAGATGAATCTACCAAACGACGTTTATTAGCTAACGTCCTGAGTAATTCGACCGAAAAATTTCCAAGTTTCAAAGCCTTAAACGATCGTGAAATGGAATTATATGGAGCTGAAATCAGTGCCTATACACGTTCGTTGTTAAATTTTAATGACCTCGGATTCAGTATTGAATTTGCTGATCCAGGCTTTTTGATCGGCGACACTAACCAAGTTCAAAATAATTTGGAATTATTGCGAGAAATTATTTTTGAGCCAAATTTGAAGAACGAACATGAATTTGACCAAACCGCATTTGACGTCGAGAAACGAAACATGATGTCGAACTTAGAAGCTGTTGTTGATAATCAGGATTTGGTCAGCATGCTTGAGTTGTCTAAATTAATTCATCATGCTAATCCTGACAAGTTGATCCCGCTTTTTGGGGATAAGACGCAACTTGCTAGTCTTGAAAATGCTGAGTTATTGGACTACTACCGTGATGTCGTCAAAAATGATTTTGTCTTGATCAACGTGGTTGGGAATGTCGATGGCTCAAAATTCCTGGATTTATTTAAGAGCCAGTTTGCAGATGTTTTGCTGAAACAACAACGTTCAGATTTAAAAATCAAATTTGAGAACTTTGACGATCTGATCGAAAATCCTGCTAAAAAAGCTGACCACAAGGAAGTTAACCAAAGTCGTTTAGCTATTGGATACGTATCAGATAAATTAGAAAAGGGTTCAAGTCACATTGCTCCTCAAGCAATGAATTTGATTTTTGGTGGGGATGATCAATCGCAATTGTTCCTACAAGTCAGAGAAAAAAATAGTTTAGCTTATTCAGTTTCAAGTACTTATCAGCCCAATAATCATCTTTTGTCAATTTCTGCCGGACTTGATGCAAGTTCAATGGATCAAGCAATTTCCTTGATCAATGATCAGTTGCAATTTATGAAAGATGGCAAATTCACTGATGATCAGATCGAACATGCTAAAAAGGTGCTTTTTACTAGACGAGCCATTAGTTCGGATAGTATTCAACACTATATTATGCGTAGTATTTGGGAATGCGTATACCCAGAAGCAATGCTCGACGAAGAAGAATATAAACAAGAATTAGCCAAACTAGATCGAAAGCATATTATTTCCGTAGCAAATAATTTACATTTGATTGCTGAATACAAGTTGATTGGAGAATAG
- the recA gene encoding recombinase RecA, which yields MAKDERQKALDVALKKIEKDFGKGAIMRMGDDLNTQIQTVSTGSLALDNALGVGGFPRGRIIEVYGPESSGKTTVALHAVAEVQKQGGTAAYIDAENAMDPAYATALGVNIDDLLLSQPDTGEQGLEIADALVSSGAVDIVVVDSVAALVPRAEIEGEMGDAHVGLQARLMSQALRKLSGSINKTKTIALFINQIREKVGIMFGNPETTPGGRALKFYSTIRLEVRRSEQIKDGSDVIGNKVKIKVVKNKVAPPFKVAIVDIMYGHGISKTGELVDMAVEKDIIKKAGSWYSYEDERIGQGRENAKTFLSENPEKMDEIMAKVRAAYNMDGQADEDKSDDKKDADTDKTGESIDMLKDSDNETK from the coding sequence TTGGCAAAAGATGAACGTCAAAAAGCATTAGATGTTGCCCTAAAGAAGATCGAAAAAGACTTTGGTAAGGGTGCCATTATGCGTATGGGAGACGACTTGAATACTCAAATTCAAACTGTCTCAACTGGATCATTGGCTCTAGATAATGCACTAGGAGTTGGTGGTTTTCCACGAGGAAGAATTATTGAAGTGTATGGACCAGAAAGTTCTGGTAAAACAACCGTTGCTTTGCATGCCGTTGCTGAAGTTCAAAAGCAAGGCGGTACAGCAGCATATATCGATGCTGAAAATGCCATGGATCCTGCCTATGCTACCGCTTTAGGAGTAAATATCGATGATTTGCTTCTGTCACAGCCTGATACAGGTGAACAAGGACTAGAAATTGCTGACGCACTGGTTTCCAGTGGTGCGGTCGACATTGTTGTAGTCGATTCAGTTGCTGCTTTAGTTCCTAGAGCAGAAATCGAAGGTGAAATGGGTGACGCCCACGTTGGTTTGCAAGCTCGTTTGATGTCACAAGCTTTACGTAAGCTTTCTGGCTCGATCAACAAGACTAAGACAATCGCCTTGTTTATCAATCAGATCCGTGAAAAGGTTGGTATCATGTTTGGTAACCCTGAAACTACTCCTGGTGGTAGAGCTTTGAAGTTCTACTCAACAATTAGACTAGAAGTACGTCGTTCAGAACAAATCAAAGATGGTAGCGATGTAATTGGTAACAAGGTTAAGATCAAAGTCGTTAAGAATAAGGTTGCCCCTCCATTTAAGGTAGCAATCGTTGATATCATGTATGGTCATGGTATTTCTAAGACTGGTGAACTAGTTGATATGGCCGTCGAAAAGGACATTATCAAGAAGGCTGGATCTTGGTATTCATATGAAGATGAGCGAATTGGACAAGGTCGTGAAAATGCTAAGACCTTCTTGTCAGAAAATCCTGAAAAAATGGACGAGATTATGGCAAAAGTTCGTGCAGCTTATAATATGGACGGTCAAGCCGACGAAGATAAATCAGATGATAAAAAAGATGCAGACACTGACAAAACCGGCGAAAGCATTGACATGCTTAAGGATTCAGACAACGAGACCAAGTAA
- a CDS encoding helix-turn-helix domain-containing protein: MDEIGQKLRNARIKKGYTIDDLQQVTKIQKRYLIAIEEGQFDHLPGDFYVRAFIKQYCEAVDLDSNELLDEYKAEIPDSQPHEEVTQEDTTKKRAISESSNSFLSGLRNYVPQIIVGIVVIIIIGVIIFGMVNRSKSSSQVTIPKDTSSQTTSKSKSKSSSSTKKKSTAKKATTNEVSIKESATQGTYTIKNLPANKDTDVVVSADGGQAWISFTEGTSNMVWQQAISSGDKKSTSVPADTKTFSIHTGNIQYTKITVAGKSVDLGTTSNSSSIVRTLTFNIE, translated from the coding sequence ATGGACGAAATTGGCCAAAAGTTAAGAAATGCTCGTATCAAAAAGGGCTATACAATTGATGACTTGCAACAAGTCACAAAGATTCAAAAGAGATATTTGATTGCCATTGAAGAAGGTCAGTTTGATCATCTTCCTGGTGATTTTTATGTTCGTGCATTTATCAAGCAATATTGCGAAGCTGTTGATTTAGATAGCAATGAATTGCTAGATGAATACAAGGCTGAGATTCCTGATTCTCAACCACATGAAGAAGTTACACAAGAAGATACAACCAAGAAACGAGCTATCTCTGAAAGTTCAAATTCCTTTTTATCAGGCTTGCGTAACTATGTTCCTCAAATTATTGTCGGAATCGTAGTTATCATTATTATCGGCGTGATCATTTTTGGTATGGTAAATCGTAGCAAGAGCTCGTCTCAAGTTACGATTCCGAAGGATACTAGCAGCCAAACGACATCTAAGTCCAAGTCAAAGAGCAGTTCTTCAACTAAGAAGAAATCTACTGCTAAGAAGGCAACTACTAATGAAGTAAGTATCAAAGAATCAGCAACGCAAGGTACTTACACAATCAAGAACTTGCCCGCAAACAAAGATACTGATGTTGTCGTTTCTGCTGATGGTGGCCAAGCTTGGATCTCATTTACTGAGGGAACTAGCAACATGGTTTGGCAACAAGCAATCAGTTCTGGCGATAAGAAGTCTACTAGCGTACCTGCTGATACTAAGACATTTAGTATCCACACTGGTAATATCCAATACACTAAGATCACCGTGGCTGGTAAGAGTGTAGATCTGGGTACAACAAGCAATAGTTCTTCGATTGTAAGAACACTAACATTTAATATTGAATAG
- a CDS encoding DNA translocase FtsK codes for MARRKSTKTPSKTTRKRTTKKNKVDNVRLIKSLVGLGLIIFSVLGLFKLGIVGKFYDNLYRIVVGDSYQFLLLVSIFAGAFLIATGKLPKMNPKRNFGFVFTYLGVLIFLHKLMFSKLDLYHNYNLVTWNTITADMGSNSVYHSVGGGMLGSYLYSICMPLFSSLGTTLVSILLIVVGILMLFNVTMEQFSNVTKSFMQHCRNGLVAVKDAFSGRYENYVDNKDKDKPVAKPKAKSTAAVEREDDKYQDVNSFAHKNDSEPDAKSDDTRPRDEDTGFVIDVPNQDSSAPEPIAHKAEVVSKPYGVDGATADKDLPTPRSAAEHNNVSDDDYKLPSVDLLKQVPNVDQSAEVRLIDENKDKLKRTFKSFGVDVDVKKASLGPTITKYEVQPAIGVKVSKIVNLADDLALALAAKDIRIEAPIPGKSFVGIEVPNKTVSSVSFKDITEHQKANKNPLVVPLGKDVSGNIIEADITKMPHLLIAGSTGSGKSVAINTIITGILMKAKPNEVKLILIDPKMVELNVYNGIPHLLIPVVTDARRAAGALQKAVTEMERRYKLFAETNHRNIGEYNEEVDEYNKTAPKDKQMERLPFIVVIVDELSDLMMVAGHEVEAAIVRLAQMARAAGLHIIIATQRPSVDVITGLIKANIPSRIAFAVSSGVDSRTILDSVGAEKLLGRGDMLFQPIGKSKPVRLQGAYISEEEVENVVNFVSSQQQAEYDQDMIPTDVSEDGGEGGKDKPNDEYWDDAVDLIVNQQSASVSMLQRRFSIGYNRAARIVDQMQEKGIVGPSEGSKPRKVLLTPEQLESIRKKQVEN; via the coding sequence ATGGCTAGAAGAAAGTCGACGAAGACACCTAGTAAAACAACACGTAAACGCACTACTAAAAAAAATAAAGTTGATAATGTCAGACTAATAAAATCATTGGTAGGTCTAGGGTTGATAATATTTTCCGTCCTAGGCTTATTCAAGTTGGGTATCGTCGGTAAATTCTACGATAATTTGTATCGGATCGTCGTGGGAGATAGCTACCAATTCTTATTGCTAGTTAGTATTTTTGCCGGTGCATTTTTGATTGCAACTGGTAAATTGCCGAAGATGAATCCAAAACGGAATTTTGGTTTCGTCTTCACATATTTGGGAGTATTGATTTTTCTGCATAAGCTCATGTTCTCAAAACTTGACTTGTATCATAACTACAACCTGGTAACTTGGAATACCATCACGGCTGATATGGGCAGCAACTCGGTTTACCACTCAGTCGGCGGAGGAATGCTCGGTTCTTATTTATACAGTATTTGCATGCCTCTATTTTCAAGTTTAGGAACGACACTGGTTTCGATTTTACTGATCGTAGTCGGAATTTTAATGTTATTTAACGTAACCATGGAACAATTCTCAAATGTGACTAAGTCATTTATGCAACACTGTCGCAACGGCTTAGTCGCTGTAAAAGATGCATTTTCCGGACGATATGAAAACTACGTCGACAACAAGGATAAAGATAAGCCCGTTGCTAAACCAAAGGCTAAGAGTACAGCAGCAGTTGAACGTGAAGATGACAAGTATCAAGATGTGAACAGCTTTGCTCACAAAAATGATTCTGAACCTGATGCTAAATCTGATGACACACGTCCACGAGATGAAGATACTGGTTTTGTCATCGATGTGCCAAATCAAGATAGTTCCGCGCCTGAACCAATCGCACATAAAGCTGAAGTGGTTTCAAAACCTTATGGCGTTGATGGAGCGACCGCTGATAAAGATTTGCCAACTCCACGTTCAGCAGCAGAACATAACAACGTTTCTGATGACGACTATAAATTGCCATCGGTCGACTTGTTGAAACAAGTTCCTAACGTTGATCAGAGTGCTGAAGTTCGATTGATCGATGAAAATAAAGATAAATTAAAACGTACTTTTAAGAGTTTTGGCGTCGACGTTGATGTCAAAAAAGCTAGCTTAGGTCCGACAATCACTAAATACGAAGTTCAACCAGCTATCGGTGTTAAGGTCAGCAAGATCGTCAACTTAGCTGATGACTTGGCACTAGCATTAGCAGCAAAAGATATTCGTATTGAAGCACCGATTCCAGGTAAGTCATTTGTCGGGATCGAAGTTCCTAATAAGACTGTCTCTTCGGTTTCATTCAAGGACATCACGGAGCATCAAAAGGCTAACAAGAATCCGTTAGTCGTCCCACTAGGTAAAGATGTTTCGGGAAATATCATTGAAGCAGATATCACCAAAATGCCCCATCTGTTGATTGCCGGTTCGACTGGTTCAGGTAAATCAGTTGCCATCAATACCATCATTACTGGTATTTTGATGAAAGCTAAGCCTAACGAAGTCAAACTCATCTTGATCGATCCAAAGATGGTTGAGTTAAACGTCTACAATGGGATTCCACATTTGTTGATTCCTGTAGTTACTGATGCCAGAAGGGCGGCTGGTGCCTTGCAAAAAGCCGTGACTGAAATGGAACGACGCTATAAGCTTTTTGCCGAAACTAATCATCGTAATATTGGTGAATACAACGAAGAAGTTGATGAGTACAACAAGACAGCCCCTAAAGATAAGCAAATGGAACGTTTGCCATTTATCGTAGTTATCGTTGATGAATTGTCTGATTTGATGATGGTCGCCGGACACGAAGTCGAAGCAGCCATCGTTCGTCTAGCTCAAATGGCACGTGCGGCTGGATTGCACATTATCATTGCTACCCAGCGTCCATCAGTTGATGTTATTACTGGTTTGATCAAAGCAAATATTCCTTCTAGAATTGCCTTTGCGGTATCTAGTGGTGTCGATTCAAGAACTATTTTGGATTCGGTTGGTGCCGAAAAACTATTAGGACGAGGAGATATGCTTTTTCAACCAATTGGAAAAAGCAAGCCAGTCCGTTTACAAGGTGCTTATATTTCTGAAGAAGAAGTTGAAAACGTTGTTAACTTTGTTAGCTCGCAACAACAAGCCGAATATGATCAAGATATGATCCCAACCGATGTTTCTGAAGATGGTGGCGAAGGCGGCAAAGACAAGCCAAACGATGAATATTGGGACGATGCTGTCGATTTGATCGTCAACCAACAGTCAGCCAGCGTATCCATGTTACAAAGAAGGTTTTCAATTGGGTATAATAGAGCTGCTAGGATCGTTGACCAAATGCAAGAAAAAGGCATTGTCGGTCCATCAGAAGGAAGCAAGCCTAGAAAAGTATTGCTGACTCCTGAACAGTTAGAATCTATACGGAAAAAACAGGTGGAAAATTGA
- the yfmH gene encoding EF-P 5-aminopentanol modification-associated protein YfmH yields MAEKLTKLIKTMPSGFQVIAVPLPGYKQTYSVAMTDFGSVDTNLGSGKHLPAGIAHFIEHKLFAKPGYDVSEKFAEYGANSNAYTSYTKTAYLFQTLENPYDNLKVLLDLVEHPYFTEQNVQSERGIINQEIQMYLDMPEWVLEQKILSQLYPHDPISADIAGSSESLQMINKDNLLATYRNSYRPANMDLVIVGNVDFDKIVDVVEQSPFESMDSQTEIEKNKFEPIGPGGQSTMKISQSRAAFGIRIDTDLTGYDLVKYQYILNMIMETLIGESSENYQTMTNKNLIDDSFSYNVVAENDYCFIIVSGSTNKPDEFQKYLRDYFLNNDLDKILTKDKFERIRRDAIGAYLFAQNSPDAIANQIAELQFYDVDYLQLVQLLNSISLEEVLQASKDVFKNDNFTYYNLIADGK; encoded by the coding sequence ATGGCAGAAAAACTCACAAAATTAATTAAAACGATGCCGAGTGGTTTTCAGGTAATTGCTGTACCGCTTCCTGGTTACAAACAAACTTATAGTGTAGCCATGACCGATTTTGGTTCAGTTGATACCAATCTAGGTTCTGGAAAACATTTGCCAGCTGGAATCGCCCATTTTATCGAACATAAACTTTTTGCAAAGCCTGGTTATGATGTGTCCGAGAAGTTTGCTGAATATGGTGCTAATTCAAACGCATATACTAGCTATACAAAGACAGCATATTTATTTCAAACCTTAGAAAATCCTTACGACAACCTCAAGGTGCTGCTAGATTTGGTGGAGCATCCATACTTCACTGAGCAGAATGTTCAATCTGAACGTGGCATTATCAATCAAGAGATCCAAATGTATTTGGATATGCCAGAATGGGTCCTTGAACAAAAGATCTTGAGTCAGTTGTATCCACATGATCCGATCTCTGCCGATATTGCGGGATCTTCGGAGTCATTGCAAATGATCAATAAGGATAATCTTTTGGCTACTTATCGGAATAGTTATCGTCCAGCAAATATGGATCTAGTGATCGTTGGAAATGTCGATTTTGACAAGATCGTTGATGTGGTTGAACAGTCGCCATTTGAATCAATGGATAGTCAAACTGAAATTGAAAAAAATAAATTTGAGCCAATCGGTCCTGGCGGTCAATCGACTATGAAGATCAGTCAGAGTCGAGCTGCTTTTGGAATTCGGATCGATACTGACTTGACAGGCTACGACTTGGTCAAGTATCAATATATTTTGAATATGATCATGGAAACGTTGATTGGAGAATCATCAGAAAATTATCAAACTATGACTAATAAAAACCTCATCGACGATAGTTTTTCTTATAATGTTGTTGCAGAAAATGACTATTGTTTTATCATTGTTAGTGGGTCGACGAATAAACCTGATGAATTTCAGAAATATTTGCGTGATTATTTCCTTAACAATGATCTCGATAAAATATTAACCAAGGATAAATTTGAACGGATCAGACGCGATGCAATTGGAGCATATCTTTTTGCTCAAAATTCACCTGATGCGATTGCTAATCAAATCGCTGAATTGCAATTTTATGACGTGGATTATTTACAATTGGTCCAATTGCTCAATTCAATCAGTCTAGAAGAAGTCCTCCAAGCATCAAAAGATGTTTTTAAGAATGATAATTTTACTTACTATAATTTGATTGCAGATGGAAAATAA
- a CDS encoding CinA family protein: protein MDKDIFENFREQIEVADFENGIPEEYQNIPEETVSKLLADNKTITAAESLTAGLFQSTIADVPHASKVFEGGYVTYSDEMKEQMLHIPSKVIKMHTVVSAPVAQQMAESTAIILEKDIGVGLTGVAGPDPLEGSPVGTVYIGVYDKISNNVEVKEFHFDGSRNAIRRKAVISAFVLVRNIA from the coding sequence ATGGATAAAGATATTTTTGAAAACTTTCGTGAACAGATCGAAGTTGCAGATTTTGAAAATGGTATTCCTGAGGAATACCAAAATATTCCCGAAGAAACTGTGTCGAAGCTATTAGCTGATAACAAGACCATTACGGCTGCTGAGAGCTTGACTGCTGGATTATTCCAGTCAACGATAGCAGACGTACCTCATGCATCAAAAGTCTTTGAGGGAGGTTATGTGACCTATTCTGACGAAATGAAAGAACAGATGTTGCACATACCTTCAAAGGTCATCAAAATGCATACTGTGGTCAGCGCACCAGTGGCACAACAGATGGCTGAATCAACTGCGATCATCTTAGAAAAGGATATCGGAGTTGGCTTGACCGGAGTGGCTGGACCAGATCCGCTAGAAGGAAGTCCGGTCGGAACAGTTTATATTGGAGTGTACGATAAAATCAGTAATAACGTTGAAGTAAAAGAATTTCATTTTGATGGAAGTCGAAATGCTATTCGTCGAAAGGCTGTTATATCTGCCTTTGTACTCGTTAGAAATATTGCCTAG
- the pgsA gene encoding CDP-diacylglycerol--glycerol-3-phosphate 3-phosphatidyltransferase, giving the protein MEWNLPNKLTMFRIILIPVFIILLAFNFTSWGDIYVMDDLIPMNHVIATIVFIIASLTDLADGKIARKNKIVTNFGKFADPLADKMLVMTAFVFLVGLKMAPAWVIAIIVCRELAVTGLRMLLLEEGGSVMAAQMPGKIKTTTQMLAIIFLLMHNIFFSAINFPIGEIFLYICLFFTLYSGFDYFWQARDVFKK; this is encoded by the coding sequence ATGGAATGGAATTTACCAAATAAATTAACAATGTTCAGAATTATTTTGATCCCGGTCTTTATTATTTTACTGGCCTTTAATTTCACTAGCTGGGGTGACATTTATGTGATGGATGACCTCATACCGATGAATCATGTGATTGCAACAATTGTTTTCATCATTGCATCATTGACTGACTTAGCTGATGGTAAAATTGCTAGAAAGAATAAGATCGTGACTAATTTTGGTAAATTCGCAGATCCGTTAGCTGACAAAATGTTAGTAATGACTGCATTTGTCTTTTTAGTTGGATTGAAGATGGCACCAGCTTGGGTTATCGCAATCATTGTTTGTCGGGAACTTGCAGTTACTGGATTGAGAATGTTGCTACTTGAAGAAGGCGGCTCAGTTATGGCTGCTCAAATGCCTGGTAAAATCAAAACTACCACCCAAATGTTGGCAATTATCTTCTTGTTAATGCACAACATCTTCTTCTCAGCTATTAATTTCCCAATCGGTGAGATTTTCTTATACATTTGCTTATTCTTTACTTTATATTCCGGATTTGATTACTTCTGGCAAGCCAGAGATGTATTTAAAAAATAA